A region from the Aquipuribacter hungaricus genome encodes:
- a CDS encoding LacI family DNA-binding transcriptional regulator: MSSTSRPAAPGLHDVARLAGVSHQTVSRVLNDRPHVRPDTRARVERAVAELGYRPNVAARTLVTRRATTLGIVAVRTTYFGPASLLAAIEQAARAEGWFVSIVALQDLDGPALAGALDQLQQLAVAGVVVIAPQRSAAQELRERPPVVPVVAVDGGLEADLPVVCVDQAAGARVLTEHLLGLGHRTVHHVAGPEGWLDAEQRVAGWSGALQDAGAPVPPTVRGDWTPASGYAAGLALAVDPEVTAVFAGNDQMALGVVRALQACRRRVPQDVSVVGFDDVPEAEFVGPGLTTIHQNFAEVGRRSIRHLLALVHGGQAPPDGVVAPELVVRDSTGPPPAHAPHRTAPGPHERTSAP, translated from the coding sequence ATGAGCAGCACGAGCCGCCCCGCGGCGCCGGGGCTGCACGACGTCGCCCGCCTGGCGGGGGTCTCGCACCAGACCGTCTCCCGCGTGCTCAACGACCGCCCCCACGTCAGGCCCGACACCCGGGCGCGGGTGGAGCGCGCGGTCGCCGAGCTCGGCTACCGCCCCAACGTCGCCGCGCGGACGCTGGTCACCCGGCGCGCGACCACGCTCGGCATCGTCGCCGTCCGCACCACGTACTTCGGCCCCGCCAGCCTGCTGGCCGCCATCGAGCAGGCCGCGCGCGCCGAGGGGTGGTTCGTCAGCATCGTCGCCCTGCAGGACCTCGACGGTCCCGCGCTGGCCGGCGCGCTCGACCAGCTGCAGCAGCTCGCGGTCGCGGGCGTCGTCGTCATCGCCCCGCAGCGCTCGGCCGCCCAGGAGCTGCGCGAGCGGCCGCCCGTGGTCCCGGTCGTCGCCGTCGACGGCGGGCTCGAGGCCGACCTGCCGGTGGTCTGCGTCGACCAGGCCGCCGGGGCGCGCGTGCTCACCGAGCACCTGCTGGGCCTCGGGCACCGCACGGTGCACCACGTCGCCGGCCCCGAGGGCTGGCTCGACGCCGAGCAGCGTGTCGCCGGCTGGTCGGGCGCGCTGCAGGACGCCGGGGCCCCCGTGCCCCCGACCGTCCGGGGGGACTGGACCCCGGCGTCGGGGTACGCCGCCGGCCTGGCGCTCGCCGTCGACCCCGAGGTCACCGCCGTCTTCGCCGGCAACGACCAGATGGCCCTCGGGGTGGTCCGGGCGCTGCAGGCCTGCCGCCGGCGCGTGCCGCAGGACGTCAGCGTCGTCGGCTTCGACGACGTGCCCGAGGCCGAGTTCGTCGGTCCCGGCCTGACGACCATCCACCAGAACTTCGCCGAGGTCGGCCGCCGGAGCATCCGGCACCTGCTGGCCCTCGTCCACGGCGGGCAGGCGCCGCCGGACGGCGTCGTCGCCCCCGAGCTCGTCGTCCGCGACAGCACCGGCCCCCCACCAGCCCACGCACCCCACCGCACAGCCCCAGGACCGCACGAGAGGACCAGCGCACCATGA
- a CDS encoding S8 family serine peptidase, whose translation MTTHTTRGRRVVAVLAGAATAAAGAVAVTAPATAEPLPYTDGSYVVLLDDPALASYTGGIPGLEATRPGAGESVDLTGAAAKEYAGYLADTQADLLAAVDAEATYTYQVAFNGFAAELDGARATKLAGLPGVRAVLPDEERSLDTVQTPDILGLTGDDGVWADLGGTDAAGEGVVVGVVDSGVWPENPSFAGASLRQGKAPLTDGKGRAVSRNPLMGKPFITPAGEVVMRKADGTLFRGACQTGEAWDSATLCNDKLITARYFADSFLRTVPAANRAEFEFISARDGDGHGSHTASTAAGNDGVPMSIDGQDLGEGSGMAPGAKLAVYKVCWEDDDPDTGGCYTADSVKAIDQAVKDGVDVLNFSISGSTTTVVDAVELAFYNAANAGVFVAASAGNSGPGASTVAHNSPWVTTVAATTFKRDEATVLLGDGTRHKGASVTRTGLPSSPLVLSTAALLAGRPAEEARLCYPGALDPAVVTGTVVVCDRGVTDRVSKSAAVRAAGGIGMVLTNTAPGSLDPDFHAVPTVHVDEVAGAAIKAYVRSTAGATAALEAGDTTGGTPTPVPQAAGFSSRGPALSSGSDLLKPDITAPGVAVVAAYAPGATGNSFNAISGTSMSSPHVAGLAALVLGENPLWHPSVVKSAMMTTAVDILGADGAPATDPFAQGAGFVNPSSMFSPGLVLPADEDDWGGFYAGQGLQLGDTGEEFEPVEPSDLNYPSVAIGQQAGPQTVTRTFQALQAGTWTVDADVPGYEVSSSVATVTGNAGGKRTTSVDFTFTRTDADLAQFATGFITLTGPTTVRMPVALRPVSVAAPAEVEAAVADGSVEITVTAGFDGELDLTSQGLAEGVTRTGTIAATVRSASVSEVPAGTSLARFDLDSADDAGDFDLVVYRMNDAGTALVAVAGQSATGAADERVDLLDPAPGLYYSVVENYANAPGATTGAFSFTTYAVTPSTTLGGFTTEPGSLTVTAGEDATYDAVWSGLEPGSRYLGWVAYEGALAPTVVTVG comes from the coding sequence GTGACAACCCACACCACCCGGGGACGGCGCGTCGTCGCCGTCCTCGCCGGCGCGGCCACCGCTGCCGCCGGTGCTGTCGCCGTCACCGCACCGGCGACCGCCGAACCCCTGCCGTACACCGACGGCAGCTACGTCGTCCTGCTCGACGACCCCGCGCTGGCCTCCTACACCGGTGGCATCCCCGGTCTCGAGGCGACCCGGCCCGGGGCGGGGGAGTCCGTCGACCTGACCGGCGCCGCCGCGAAGGAGTACGCCGGCTACCTCGCCGACACCCAGGCCGACCTGCTGGCCGCCGTGGACGCCGAGGCCACGTACACCTACCAGGTCGCCTTCAACGGCTTCGCGGCCGAGCTCGACGGCGCCCGCGCCACCAAGCTGGCCGGGCTGCCGGGCGTGCGCGCCGTGCTCCCGGACGAGGAGCGCTCCCTCGACACCGTGCAGACCCCGGACATCCTGGGCCTCACCGGCGACGACGGCGTGTGGGCGGACCTCGGCGGCACCGACGCCGCGGGCGAGGGCGTCGTGGTCGGCGTCGTCGACTCCGGCGTCTGGCCCGAGAACCCCTCCTTCGCGGGGGCGAGCCTGCGCCAGGGCAAGGCACCGCTCACCGACGGCAAGGGCCGCGCGGTCAGCCGCAACCCGCTCATGGGCAAGCCGTTCATCACGCCCGCGGGCGAGGTCGTCATGCGCAAGGCCGACGGCACCCTGTTCCGCGGGGCCTGCCAGACCGGCGAGGCCTGGGACTCGGCGACGCTGTGCAACGACAAGCTCATCACCGCCCGCTACTTCGCCGACAGCTTCCTGCGGACCGTGCCGGCCGCGAACCGGGCCGAGTTCGAGTTCATCTCCGCGCGCGACGGCGACGGCCACGGCTCCCACACCGCCTCCACGGCGGCCGGCAACGACGGCGTGCCGATGAGCATCGACGGCCAGGACCTGGGCGAGGGCTCGGGCATGGCGCCCGGCGCCAAGCTCGCCGTCTACAAGGTGTGCTGGGAGGACGACGACCCGGACACCGGCGGCTGCTACACCGCGGACTCGGTCAAGGCGATCGACCAGGCCGTCAAGGACGGCGTCGACGTCCTCAACTTCTCGATCTCCGGCTCCACCACGACGGTCGTCGACGCGGTCGAGCTGGCGTTCTACAACGCCGCCAACGCCGGCGTCTTCGTCGCCGCCTCGGCCGGCAACTCCGGCCCCGGCGCCTCGACCGTCGCGCACAACAGCCCGTGGGTGACCACGGTCGCCGCCACGACGTTCAAGCGCGACGAGGCCACCGTCCTGCTCGGCGACGGCACCCGTCACAAGGGCGCCTCCGTCACCCGCACCGGTCTGCCGTCCTCGCCTCTCGTGCTGTCGACCGCGGCCCTGCTCGCCGGCCGGCCCGCCGAGGAGGCGCGCCTGTGCTACCCCGGCGCCCTCGACCCCGCCGTCGTCACCGGCACCGTCGTGGTCTGCGACCGCGGCGTCACCGACCGGGTCTCCAAGTCCGCGGCCGTCAGGGCCGCCGGCGGTATCGGCATGGTCCTCACCAACACCGCGCCGGGCAGCCTCGACCCCGACTTCCACGCGGTCCCCACGGTCCACGTCGACGAGGTCGCCGGTGCGGCGATCAAGGCGTACGTGCGCAGCACCGCCGGCGCCACGGCGGCCCTCGAGGCCGGCGACACGACCGGCGGCACGCCCACGCCGGTCCCGCAGGCCGCGGGCTTCTCCTCGCGCGGCCCGGCGCTGTCCAGCGGCAGCGACCTGCTCAAGCCCGACATCACCGCGCCCGGCGTGGCGGTCGTCGCGGCCTACGCGCCCGGCGCCACCGGCAACAGCTTCAACGCCATCTCGGGCACCTCGATGTCCAGCCCGCACGTCGCCGGCCTGGCCGCGCTCGTGCTCGGCGAGAACCCGCTCTGGCACCCCAGCGTCGTCAAGTCCGCGATGATGACCACCGCGGTCGACATCCTCGGCGCGGACGGTGCCCCCGCCACCGACCCGTTCGCCCAGGGCGCCGGGTTCGTCAACCCGTCCTCGATGTTCTCGCCGGGGCTCGTGCTGCCGGCCGACGAGGACGACTGGGGCGGCTTCTACGCCGGCCAGGGGCTGCAGCTCGGCGACACCGGCGAGGAGTTCGAGCCGGTAGAGCCGTCGGACCTCAACTACCCCTCGGTCGCCATCGGCCAGCAGGCCGGCCCGCAGACCGTGACGCGCACGTTCCAGGCCCTGCAGGCCGGGACCTGGACGGTCGACGCGGACGTGCCCGGCTACGAGGTGAGCAGCTCGGTCGCCACGGTGACCGGGAACGCGGGCGGGAAGAGGACCACCTCCGTCGACTTCACGTTCACCCGCACCGACGCCGACCTCGCGCAGTTCGCCACCGGCTTCATCACCCTGACCGGGCCCACCACGGTCCGGATGCCGGTCGCCCTGCGCCCGGTCTCCGTCGCCGCCCCGGCCGAGGTGGAGGCCGCCGTCGCCGACGGCTCCGTCGAGATCACGGTCACCGCCGGCTTCGACGGCGAGCTCGACCTCACCTCGCAGGGCCTCGCCGAGGGCGTCACCCGCACGGGGACCATCGCGGCCACGGTGCGCTCGGCGTCGGTCTCCGAGGTCCCGGCCGGGACGTCGCTGGCCCGGTTCGACCTGGACTCGGCCGACGACGCCGGGGACTTCGACCTGGTCGTCTACCGGATGAACGACGCCGGCACCGCCCTGGTCGCGGTCGCCGGTCAGTCCGCGACCGGTGCCGCCGACGAGCGGGTCGACCTGCTCGACCCCGCCCCGGGGCTGTACTACTCGGTGGTCGAGAACTACGCCAACGCCCCCGGCGCGACCACCGGTGCGTTCTCGTTCACGACCTACGCGGTGACCCCGTCGACCACGCTCGGCGGGTTCACCACCGAGCCCGGGTCGCTCACGGTCACCGCCGGCGAGGACGCCACGTACGACGCGGTCTGGTCCGGGCTCGAGCCCGGCTCCCGCTACCTCGGCTGGGTCGCCTACGAGGGCGCGCTCGCACCCACGGTGGTGACGGTCGGCTGA